From Heteronotia binoei isolate CCM8104 ecotype False Entrance Well chromosome 17, APGP_CSIRO_Hbin_v1, whole genome shotgun sequence, one genomic window encodes:
- the LOC132585919 gene encoding F-box only protein 17-like, with protein sequence MGQAKSRRRKPPSDTTPPSSQEIQIWMDLTLLPQELLVLILSWVPGPTLVTVGRLVCREWRDLIDGPVLWKLQGERDPSKREAFRAALEAAHHCPRMEWARVGVLQPFGRNLSKSRRKLDLHPPCRLGVLDTSYLEDNPCWISYFIDLVKEGLWEDLLDAFQPDIFISDWWGTHEKCSCTYNLYVLLLAADRSTVISRFDTKMDRAGEWNISFQQPSHVFRKYGPGVRYLRFQHTCKRPEPQHMEAHLTNSSVLVKLSG encoded by the exons ATGGGCCAAGCCAAGAGCCGGAGAAGAAAACCCCCCTCAGACACGACCCCCCCGAGCAGCCAAGAAATCCAAATCTGGATGGACTTGACCCTCCTGCCGCAGGAGCTGCTGGTGCTGATCCTGAGCTGGGTGCCCGGCCCGACTCTGGTGACCGTCGGCCGCCTGGTGTGCCGGGAGTGGAGGGATCTGATTGACGGCCCCGTCCtctggaagctccagggggagagagacccCTCCAAGCGGGAGGCTTTCCGTGCCGCCCTGGAAGCTGCCCATCACTGCCCCCGCATGGAGTGGGCCCGGGTGGGCGTCCTGCAGCCCTTCGGCAGGAACTTGAGCAAGAGCCGACGCAAGCTAG ATCTACATCCACCCTGTCGGCTTGGAGTTTTGGATACCTCGTACTTAGAAGACAA CCCCTGTTGGATATCATATTTCATTGATTTGGTGAAGGAAGGTTTGTGGGAGGACCTCCTGGACGCCTTCCAACCGGATATTTTTATCTCTGACTG GTGGGGCACCCATGAgaaatgcagctgcacctacaacCTCTATGTCCTCCTTCTGGCAGCAGACAGATCCACAGTGATCAGCAGATTTGACACCAAAATGGACCGTGCAGGGGAGTGGAACATCTCGTTTCAACAG CCTTCCCACGTCTTCAGAAAATACGGCCCTGGAGTGCGCTACCTGCGGTTTCAGCACACCTGCAAACGCCCTGAGCCACAGCACATGGAAGCTCACCTCACCAACTCTTCCGTCTTGGTGAAACTCTCAGGGTAG